A single region of the Brassica rapa cultivar Chiifu-401-42 chromosome A03, CAAS_Brap_v3.01, whole genome shotgun sequence genome encodes:
- the LOC103862530 gene encoding PAMP-induced secreted peptide 2-like, whose translation MMSKGVVGTILLFMLIGAVLVETRPISGLTKTEEKKLVAGFIDGLSLGSIKDSGPSPGKGHNFVDGSDTSRFEKHSAGPSPRGLGH comes from the coding sequence ATGATGAGCAAAGGTGTTGTAGGTACGATTCTGCTCTTCATGTTGATCGGTGCGGTTCTTGTTGAGACTCGTCCCATTAGTGGTCTAACAAAGACTGAAGAGAAGAAACTCGTGGCTGGTTTTATCGATGGCTTATCACTTGGTTCGATCAAAGACTCAGGTCCCAGTCCAGGGAAGGGTCATAATTTCGTGGACGGAAGTGATACATCCCGATTTGAAAAGCACTCGGCCGGTCCAAGCCCAAGAGGACTGGGTCACTAA